The sequence CTGGATAGTTCTCCTTTACCATTTGGTTTGCTGCATCTTCAATCTGTTTTACTTGCTCATCCGTTAATGAGGAATGATGTGTAATGTCTAATCTTGCATGATCATCGTCTTTGAATGCAGAGTGCTGCCAAATCCATGAACCCAAAACACCTCTTGATGATGCATTGATGATGTGAGTACTGGTATGGTTTTTGGTTATGTTTGCACGTCTTGTCTCATCAACTTTGCACTGTACAGTTTCTCCTTCTTTTGGAACGCCACCTTCTAGCTTGTGAACAATAATGTTTGCGTGTTTGTCCACGTTTACAACTTTGAATCCTGCAATGGTTCCCAAGTCCGGTTCTTGTCCTCCACCTCTTGCATAAAATGAAGTTCTATCTAATACCACTTGATCATCAAAGACTTTGATTACTTTGGCATCAAACTGCATTGGGTCGTCTTTGTAAAATAGAGTTTCAGTTTCAGGTAACTCTTCTAGTGGAAGTTCTGTGATTGCCTTTTTCTTTTCAGACTGGTGCAAATCAGATAGTTTAGAGTAAAATTGTGATGGAATCTCACTAATTGCATCGACTTCTTTGAGATATTCAGGTGTAATTCCATCTGATTCGTATAAAGTGATTAATTCATCGACTGTTGGCACACCTTTTTCACGAATCTTTTCTGCTTTTTTCTTCATGTGTACTTTGGAGTCCTCATATCTTGCAGATTCTAGCTTGAGAATTGCCTTGACATCTTCTCTCTTCTCATCAAGCTCAGGATAGGTATCTTTGAGATAGTCAATGTGAGTATCTATCAAATCATCCATATCTAATTTCAAATTTAATCTGGTAATTGTTCCATTGATTCGTCGCAACATCATTCTGAGATTATATCCACCACCAACATTACTTGGCAATGCACCATCTGAAATTGCAAAGATTAGAGTTCTCAGATGATCTGCAATTTGATACACTCCTTCTAGTGGTGTTATCATTTTATCTAGCTGAGTATCTGTAATTCCTGCATTCTTTACTGCAATGCGTCTTACCTCATTCAAGTCATCGTAGTGATCAATCTCTTTTGCAATTTCTGTAAAGTATTTTTTTAAAACTTCAGAGTCTGAATCAACTCCAATCTTTTCAAATAACTTCCCGTTAATTGGACCAAAACAACAGTCGTATGCAGTAGGTGTACCCATTGTAATCCATGCAAATCTCTCAAGCCCTGCACCCATGTCTATAACTCTCTGGTCAAGTGTAGTGTGATTCCCTAGCTCCCCCTGGAATTCAGTAAATACTGCATTTCCAAGCTCTAGCCCTCGAACAAAGTATTCTAGTGACGGTCCAAAAGAGCCGCCGCCAGCCCATACGTCCTCTACAAAAACGACTTCTTCTTTTTTAATTCCAAACTGATCAGTCAATAATCTAAAATCCAAATCAACGCATTCATCTTTCCAGTATCCTCCTAAATCTGGAACACTGTGTTGTCCAATCATGCAGAAGCTAGAAAAGTGTCTGCCGGTAACTCCTACATTTTCTAAATCTTTGAAACGCAAACAAGTTTGTGGAACTACTAGTGGGTTTGCAGGAAATTCAAAAACAACTTTGCTTCCCATTATTCTTTGAAAATCAACAACTGATGCAATTGTAAAAAACAGATCATCTCGCCATCTGCACACAACAGGATATCTTGATACTGATGTGTGATTATTTTTTACAAAAAATTCCTCAACTTGTTTCCAAGCTTGTGTATAATCAAATCTCTTGCTAGTTGGAGGCTCACCGATGAACGAATACGTATCCAATCCATCATCTGGACACAAGTTTCTATCGGCATTTAGAGTCCAAAAGAATCTGCCACATTTAGTGCAAGATTTTCTTGTAAATCCTTGCTCTTGGAAAAGTTTGACGTTATAGTATTTCTCAGGATCTGCTGAAAATTCTTTTAGAATCTCTTTTTTATCCAACGCTGAGACTGCTATATTCCAATATTAAGAATTGTCGATTAATGATACATTAAATACAGAACACAATGTAATCTATTCATGTTTGGAAAGAAACCTGCTCTCAAAGAAGGAACTGCAGTTTTCTCAGTTAAAAAAAATGGTGAATTTAATGACTTTATTTTTGGAATAGTTACTGGTGTTGATGGACGTAAAGTCGGAGTTAACGGAGTACTAGTAAATGCAATTGGATTAAAAAATAAGATTGCTCAAGGAAAGACTGGAGAGCGCTCAAGGGAAATTCTTGAACATCCAACTCCAGATAATGTTGTTTTAGCTTTGGTGTATAGAGTTGAACATGAGAATTATGCCGAAGTGCTAGATCTTGATGTTGATAAATGCGATATTCTTCCTCCAAAAATTTATGCAATGCTTGATGGTTGGATTCGAGAATCAATTCCAGAATTTATCAATACTGTTCTATCATTACCTGAAGGTTCTGAAAGAGATGAGGCAAAACGAGTCTTAAAGCACAGAATGGAAACTTTGACTGATCCAACTCTAAAGAGAACACTTTATGCTGTTTGCAGAAGTCTGAAAATTCTCAACTAGATTTCCAATTTCTAGGCGTAACTTCTCCATAGTTTTATATTATGCCCTAAGAAAATCTCGATACAATGGAATATGTTTACGCTGCTTTACTTCTTCACAAACTAGACAAAGAAGTTAACGAGGCAAACCTCACATCAGTTGTTAAAGCATCTGGTGCTGACGTTAATGAAGCCCAAGTTAAATCACTAGTTGCAGCCTTAGCCGATGTTAACATCGATGAGGCAGTTAAAGCCGCCCCAGTAGCAGTTGCAGCAGCCGCAGCACCGGCAGCAGACGCAGCAGCACCGGCAGCAGAAGAAAAGAAGAAAGAAGAACCTAAAAACGAAGAAGCAGCCATGGAAGGATTGTCTTCCTTATTTGGCTAAGCAACTTTATTTCTATCAAATTTACTTTTGATCTTTATTTTTCAAATCTTAATTAGCAATAGCTCACAATTTGCAATAGATGGTTGATTTTTCGTTTCCAATTGATGGATTCATTAGCATTTTAGATTATTTGGGGACGATTGCATTTGCGGTAACTGGAGCTTCAAAAGCAATATCACACAAGGCAGATATTTTTGGAATTATAGTTTTGGCCTCTGTAGTTGGAGTAGGTGGTGGTGTAACTCGAGATGTAATCTTTGGACGATTCCCTACAGCGTTTTCAGATCCTATCTATGTAGCAATTACTGTTACAGTTGGTGTTGTAATGTTCTTCTTGTATACAAAATTCAAAAAACAGATGAGCATATGGCTAGTCTTTGATGCAGTAGGGTTGGGAGTGTTTTCAATTTTAGGTGCATCAATTGCATACCAAGTAGTTGGATTGGAGTTTCTCCCAATGCTCTTTGGTGGAATGATTACAGCAATTGGTGGTGGAATATTACGAGATGTCTTTGTTCGAGAAATTCCAATTGTATTTGTAAAAGAAGTATATGCAATTGCAAGTATTATCGGAATTGTAGTGTTCTATGGAATTTTATCAGCTGGTGTTGATGTACAGATTGCATCAGTAGTTGGAATAGTTACAGGAACTGGAATTAGATTACTTGCAATGAAGTTTAATTGGAATCTTCCAAAGGTTCGAGAATCTTTGGACTAGATTGCTAGAAAATTAAGCAAACCTGAATACATTAAAACTTCAAAAATTCCAAATCCAATTATCCCTAATATGATTAAGATCAGATTTCGATTCACAATGATAAATGATATTTCTGAGATTTAAGCAGGAGTGTAATCTTTTGCTTGGCCTGCAACTGCTTTTGCTTGAGAGTCTGCTTTTTGTAGAATTTGTTCCTTTGTCTCATCAGTCATAAATCCTGATTCAACAGATACAGAACGTGCAGATTGTGCTGCCTTGCTGAGAATTTGCATAACGTTGTCTGCTGTGATATATCCTGCTTCAATTGATAGTGTAACTGCTTCTTGGTGGAATTGAGCAAATGCATTTCTGACTTTTTCAACATCAATTACCATCTCTTCTTCAGCATATACAGTTCCATCCTCTAGTGCAGTGACTAGTGAAATTCCTGCTTCTACTGGTTTGATATCTAATTTACCTAAAATGGATGCTAATTTCTCATTGATTGCCTCGCCCTTTTTCACTGGGGTACTATCCTTTGCAATCCAGATTGTTCCTTGATCAATCTTAGTTGGAATGCCAGCTTCTTTGAATTCTGTAAGCATTGGTCCTGGTGCGATTCCTGTGTTCTTGGCAGGAACTACAATATCAAAACTTGCAAGGTCTCCACCTCTTGCTGCCATCATTACTTTGTTTTTGGCAAGAAGTACGTTTAGCTTGAATGGTGACATGTCAGTAAACAAGAACATGCATTGTCCAGTTAGATGGTCTGCAATGTCTTTGATTCCTGGGACATCTAATTTCTCAAATGCTTTTTTTGCAATTTTATCTTTAATGCTGAAAAATTCTACTTGTCCTGCAAGAGTTTTTCTTAATGGAAGAATTTGTGTAGAACGAACTTTTCTCATTTTAATTACAGCTAGAACTTTGTATTTTTTTGGAAGCTCTTGTAATTGTTGATACATTTGGGATTTTCTTTTAGGATAAGAAGTTCTATTTTCATGCATATTTCTTCTTGACCTCTTGTATTTGTTTTACCGGTTTGCCCATTGTAGTTTTAATTAAAATTTTCTTTATGTTCTTCTCTCCGTTTGGTAATTTCTTTTCAATTGCAGCTAGGACTGTATGTGCGTTAATTGTTAAATCTGCATCATCCATAGACAAATCTCCAATTTTAGATGAGATTGACAATGATGCTCTTGTTCTTACTTTGATGCAAGATCTAAATCTTTGCAAGAATGCTTCAATGGATGCATCAAATGGAACTGGTGTTGGCATCTTTCCTCTTGGACCTAATAGTTGACCCAAAGTTTTACCAACTTCTGGCATGACTTTGGTATCTGCCAAGAAGAAATCATATTTGTTAATGAATTTTCTAGATTCTCTTTTGTTTGCACCAAATTTACTTAGTTCTTCTGTTCCAATTACAGAATCTGCTTTTGCAGCTTTTGCTTTTTGATTCATTTCACCTGTTGCAATAATGCAAACAGTTGCTGGAGAACTAGTCTTTGGAAGTTGAACAACTTCGTTAATTGCAAATCCTTTTTTTACATCAATATCTTTGAAAGTGACGATTAATTCTAAAGATTGTTTAAATTTACGCTCTTTTGTAGCTCCTCTTGCTCTTTTAATCAATTCAGTAATCTGAGCATCTGTAATCATTACGAAACAATTTCTAGAAAACCTACTTAAAATCGTTTAGAGATTGATGTCTTTTGTCGCTCAATTATTTTAAAAAATTACATTTTTTCACTAAATTTTTTATAATTAAGGTGAAAATCATGCTGAAAACCTACATATATTAAATCATAATCATGTTTTTCGATTACGTTGCATAGATTTGACGAATTAGATATGAAATTACTTTATGAATTGACCAATGATGGTTCCATTTCTGTCCCTACTTTATCAAAAAAATTAGGAATCAATGCCTCTGTTCTTTACAGTCGAATTAAGAGACTGATGAAGAAGAAACTCATCAAAAAGTTCACAATTG comes from Nitrosopumilus oxyclinae and encodes:
- the rpl12p gene encoding 50S ribosomal protein P1 is translated as MEYVYAALLLHKLDKEVNEANLTSVVKASGADVNEAQVKSLVAALADVNIDEAVKAAPVAVAAAAAPAADAAAPAAEEKKKEEPKNEEAAMEGLSSLFG
- the alaS gene encoding alanine--tRNA ligase, translating into MDKKEILKEFSADPEKYYNVKLFQEQGFTRKSCTKCGRFFWTLNADRNLCPDDGLDTYSFIGEPPTSKRFDYTQAWKQVEEFFVKNNHTSVSRYPVVCRWRDDLFFTIASVVDFQRIMGSKVVFEFPANPLVVPQTCLRFKDLENVGVTGRHFSSFCMIGQHSVPDLGGYWKDECVDLDFRLLTDQFGIKKEEVVFVEDVWAGGGSFGPSLEYFVRGLELGNAVFTEFQGELGNHTTLDQRVIDMGAGLERFAWITMGTPTAYDCCFGPINGKLFEKIGVDSDSEVLKKYFTEIAKEIDHYDDLNEVRRIAVKNAGITDTQLDKMITPLEGVYQIADHLRTLIFAISDGALPSNVGGGYNLRMMLRRINGTITRLNLKLDMDDLIDTHIDYLKDTYPELDEKREDVKAILKLESARYEDSKVHMKKKAEKIREKGVPTVDELITLYESDGITPEYLKEVDAISEIPSQFYSKLSDLHQSEKKKAITELPLEELPETETLFYKDDPMQFDAKVIKVFDDQVVLDRTSFYARGGGQEPDLGTIAGFKVVNVDKHANIIVHKLEGGVPKEGETVQCKVDETRRANITKNHTSTHIINASSRGVLGSWIWQHSAFKDDDHARLDITHHSSLTDEQVKQIEDAANQMVKENYPVNIDYYDRGTAEQKYGFRIYQGGVVPVKSVRIVSIEDKDIEACGGTHVKKTGDIELIKITKTKRIQDGVVRIEFVSGPTAFQYVKDQEEESKKQAEENIAKEKLEKQREENKEKAREQIPILLEKIISGESVETDGISVKGKLCFTSSENYDDYFYQNFGKKLVAKDDTAAFCGIFEAGPTVRVMVFAGEQSGVNSGEIAKEIASILGGSGGGDAKFAQGGGKDTSKKEQAIAKAKSMILG
- a CDS encoding 50S ribosomal protein L1 → MITDAQITELIKRARGATKERKFKQSLELIVTFKDIDVKKGFAINEVVQLPKTSSPATVCIIATGEMNQKAKAAKADSVIGTEELSKFGANKRESRKFINKYDFFLADTKVMPEVGKTLGQLLGPRGKMPTPVPFDASIEAFLQRFRSCIKVRTRASLSISSKIGDLSMDDADLTINAHTVLAAIEKKLPNGEKNIKKILIKTTMGKPVKQIQEVKKKYA
- a CDS encoding trimeric intracellular cation channel family protein, with the translated sequence MVDFSFPIDGFISILDYLGTIAFAVTGASKAISHKADIFGIIVLASVVGVGGGVTRDVIFGRFPTAFSDPIYVAITVTVGVVMFFLYTKFKKQMSIWLVFDAVGLGVFSILGASIAYQVVGLEFLPMLFGGMITAIGGGILRDVFVREIPIVFVKEVYAIASIIGIVVFYGILSAGVDVQIASVVGIVTGTGIRLLAMKFNWNLPKVRESLD
- a CDS encoding 50S ribosomal protein L10, with translation MHENRTSYPKRKSQMYQQLQELPKKYKVLAVIKMRKVRSTQILPLRKTLAGQVEFFSIKDKIAKKAFEKLDVPGIKDIADHLTGQCMFLFTDMSPFKLNVLLAKNKVMMAARGGDLASFDIVVPAKNTGIAPGPMLTEFKEAGIPTKIDQGTIWIAKDSTPVKKGEAINEKLASILGKLDIKPVEAGISLVTALEDGTVYAEEEMVIDVEKVRNAFAQFHQEAVTLSIEAGYITADNVMQILSKAAQSARSVSVESGFMTDETKEQILQKADSQAKAVAGQAKDYTPA